One window of Triticum dicoccoides isolate Atlit2015 ecotype Zavitan chromosome 5A, WEW_v2.0, whole genome shotgun sequence genomic DNA carries:
- the LOC119304120 gene encoding uncharacterized protein LOC119304120: MPSRAKLHLLRLKTARVLHPAHHTYHSSTYKARTYAGTRTRARLIMEVSGSAHDLGDSFSYGWLNQAPPSFDRLAADAGQYSSGGSRSSFIDMEDPSELFSMRWTTTAATDFDFGLPAPGDGGAASPAQLVSASQIFRGGRLLPCEPGGCSGTSVQEDGDGSVARRAKDAVPRLSPPSSPLFHSAQSTPLSLSACSSATSKHAGQRPMTRRRGGSSPWKVLLRYVRFLMPLYRKARARHAHSRVAPAGSPSRGSTSSAVEWCHGNADTAVHDAILYCKKSSGKDALP, encoded by the exons ATGCCGTCCCGTGCCAAGCTTCATCTCCTCAGACTCAAGACAGCGCGCGTGCTGCACCCTGCGCACCACACGTACCACTCCTCCACCTACAAAGCTCGTACGTACGCTGGCACGCGCACGCGCGCGCGGCTTATCATGGAGGTGAGCGGCTCGGCGCACGACCTCGGCGACAGCTTCTCCTACGGCTGGCTCAACCAGGCGCCGCCCTCCTTCGACCGCCTGGCTGCCGACGCCGGTCAGTATTCCTCCGGGGGCTCCAGGTCCTCCTTCATCGACATGGAGGACCCCTCCGAGCTCTTCTCCATGCGGTGGACCACGACGGCGGCGACCGACTTTGACTTCGGCCTCCCGGCGCCAGGCGACGGAGGCGCCGCGTCCCCCGCGCAGCTGGTCAGCGCCAGCCAGATCTTCCgcggcggccgcctcctcccctgcgAGCCCGGCGGCTGCTCCGGCACCTCTGTGCAAGAAGACGGCGACGGCTCGGTGGCCCGTCGCGCCAAGGACGCCGTGCCGCGGTTGTCGCCTCCGTCGTCGCCGCTGTTCCACTCGGCGCAGAGCACGCCGCTGTCGCTGAGCGCGTGCTCCAGCGCGACGAGCAAGCACGCCGGGCAGCGCCCGATGACGAGGCGGCGCGGCGGGTCGTCGCCGTGGAAGGTGCTGCTGAGGTACGTGCGATTCCTGATGCCGCTGTACCGCAAGGCCCGGGCGAGGCACGCGCACAGCAGGGTGGCGCCGGCGGGGAGCCCGTCGCGCGGGTCCACGTCGAGCGCCGTCGAGTGGTGCCACGGCAATGCCGACACGGCCGTCCACGACGCCATCCTCTACTGCAAGAAGTCCAGC GGAAAAGATGCACTGCCATGA